One window of the Natrinema sp. CBA1119 genome contains the following:
- a CDS encoding trans-acting enoyl reductase family protein → MDSLLIYGSYGYTGRLIAREAVARGGSPVVAGRDGRAVAEQSDELGVEGRTFDLESGDPAAQLGSFDAVLNCAGPFVDTAEALVTACLETNTDYLDITGEFSVFECLRQRDAPARDAGCTLLPGVGFDVVPSDCLAAFLAEQLPEADELRLGIKGGGGLSRGTAKTLVEHLGSGGVVRRNGRLIRVPTAFRTREIDFGDGPEHAVTIPWGDVVTAAHTTGIESIEVYAAAPSWATRGLSAVDSLGWLLERRRVEGLLKRLIDARLDGPDERQLAAGSAVVWGEATDNATGRRARARLRTPNPYALTAESAVTAAERVLEGRGRISAGFQTPASAFGNEFALELSGTERKLIDAPTTSTEPDRTAVEPER, encoded by the coding sequence ATGGACTCCCTTCTCATCTACGGCTCCTACGGCTACACGGGACGGTTAATCGCACGTGAAGCCGTCGCGCGCGGCGGCTCACCCGTCGTCGCCGGCCGCGACGGTCGCGCGGTCGCCGAACAGAGCGACGAACTCGGTGTCGAGGGGCGGACGTTCGACCTCGAGTCGGGTGATCCGGCCGCACAGCTCGGGAGTTTCGACGCCGTCCTGAACTGTGCGGGCCCGTTCGTCGACACCGCCGAGGCGCTGGTTACGGCCTGTCTCGAGACGAACACGGACTATCTGGATATCACGGGCGAGTTCTCGGTGTTCGAGTGTCTCCGCCAGCGCGACGCCCCAGCTCGAGATGCGGGCTGTACCCTCCTACCCGGCGTCGGCTTCGACGTCGTGCCGTCGGACTGTTTGGCTGCCTTTCTCGCGGAGCAACTCCCCGAGGCCGACGAGTTGCGGCTCGGAATCAAGGGCGGCGGCGGGCTCTCACGGGGCACCGCCAAAACGCTCGTCGAGCACCTCGGCAGCGGCGGCGTCGTGCGCCGGAACGGGCGGCTCATTCGGGTGCCGACCGCCTTCCGGACGCGCGAGATAGATTTCGGCGACGGGCCCGAACATGCCGTCACGATTCCGTGGGGTGACGTCGTCACCGCGGCCCACACCACCGGTATCGAGTCGATCGAGGTCTACGCCGCCGCGCCGTCGTGGGCGACGAGGGGATTGTCGGCCGTCGATTCGCTGGGATGGCTCCTCGAGCGCCGGCGCGTCGAGGGACTGCTGAAGCGGCTGATCGACGCCCGTCTCGACGGCCCCGACGAACGACAACTCGCGGCCGGCAGCGCCGTCGTCTGGGGCGAGGCCACCGACAATGCCACCGGTCGGCGGGCGCGGGCCCGCCTTCGAACACCGAACCCGTACGCACTGACCGCCGAGTCCGCGGTGACGGCCGCCGAACGGGTCCTCGAGGGCAGGGGACGGATTTCCGCGGGCTTCCAGACGCCGGCGTCGGCGTTCGGGAACGAGTTCGCCCTCGAGCTGTCGGGGACGGAGCGCAAACTGATCGATGCACCGACTACATCGACTGAGCCGGATAGAACGGCCGTCGAACCCGAGCGCTGA
- a CDS encoding aminotransferase class IV has protein sequence MTDGDDRLYHVDGDLVPASEATVSVDDRGFRYGDAAFETLRAYGETVFAWERHLERLERSCEHLSLEHGLAASDLRERIDETLAANDLADAYVRLSITRGVQPGKLTPHPDVDPTVVIYPKPLPRGGLEGEPVWDGPATVRTVETRRVPDEAIPAAAKTHNYLNGILARTELRAEGGDADGAATADEALMCDLEGRVAEGATSNLFFARDGRLHTPTTDGDVLPGITREIVLELAREAGLSVREGRYESADVLEADEAFLTNRTWELRPIAALDGREIGGGPITERLSRLYDERVERLCYE, from the coding sequence ATGACTGACGGCGACGACCGACTCTACCACGTCGACGGCGACCTCGTCCCCGCCAGCGAGGCGACCGTCAGCGTCGATGACCGCGGATTCCGGTACGGCGACGCCGCCTTCGAGACGCTGCGGGCCTACGGCGAAACGGTGTTCGCGTGGGAGCGCCACCTCGAGCGCCTCGAGCGAAGCTGCGAGCACCTCTCGCTCGAGCACGGCCTCGCCGCGAGCGACCTCCGCGAGCGGATCGACGAGACGCTGGCGGCCAACGACCTCGCGGACGCCTACGTCCGGCTGTCGATCACCCGCGGCGTCCAGCCGGGGAAGCTCACGCCCCATCCCGACGTCGATCCGACGGTCGTGATCTACCCGAAACCGCTTCCCCGCGGCGGGCTCGAGGGAGAACCCGTCTGGGACGGCCCGGCGACGGTGCGGACGGTCGAGACGCGGCGCGTCCCCGACGAAGCGATTCCCGCCGCGGCGAAGACGCACAACTACCTCAACGGAATCCTCGCGCGGACTGAACTGCGCGCCGAGGGCGGAGACGCGGACGGAGCCGCGACGGCCGACGAGGCGCTCATGTGCGACCTCGAGGGCCGCGTCGCAGAGGGCGCGACGAGCAACCTGTTTTTCGCCCGCGACGGCAGGCTCCACACGCCGACGACCGACGGGGACGTGCTGCCCGGGATCACCCGCGAGATCGTCCTCGAACTCGCTCGCGAGGCCGGGCTGTCGGTCCGCGAGGGGCGCTACGAGTCGGCCGACGTGCTCGAGGCCGACGAGGCGTTTCTCACGAACCGCACGTGGGAGCTCCGACCGATCGCGGCCCTCGACGGGCGGGAGATCGGTGGCGGTCCCATAACAGAGCGACTCTCCCGGCTGTACGACGAGCGCGTCGAGCGCCTGTGTTACGAGTGA
- a CDS encoding aminodeoxychorismate/anthranilate synthase component II, producing the protein MNECAPVDETRILVIDNYDSFAYNLVQYVGEIADEVIVRRNDAIDLAGVRDLEPTGIVVSPGPGTPDAAGISIPLFAETAYPILGVCLGHQALCAANGAPVVHAPDVVHGKPSTVEHDGDGIFAALPETFQVGRYHSLAVDRADLPDSLLETAQTIDERGVLMGVRHRERPHVGVQFHPESILTRGHDDAAGGDGISLRVGKRMIANFCRFAAEATAAEETRDD; encoded by the coding sequence ATGAATGAGTGCGCGCCGGTCGACGAGACGCGGATCCTCGTCATCGACAACTACGATTCGTTCGCCTACAATCTCGTCCAGTACGTGGGCGAAATAGCGGACGAGGTGATCGTCCGGCGCAACGACGCGATCGACCTCGCGGGCGTTCGCGACCTCGAGCCGACCGGCATCGTCGTCTCGCCGGGGCCGGGAACGCCCGACGCGGCCGGAATATCGATCCCGCTGTTCGCCGAGACGGCGTACCCGATTCTGGGGGTCTGTCTCGGCCATCAGGCCCTCTGTGCGGCCAACGGCGCGCCGGTCGTCCACGCGCCCGACGTCGTCCACGGCAAGCCCTCGACGGTCGAGCACGATGGCGACGGGATCTTCGCCGCGTTGCCCGAGACGTTTCAGGTCGGGCGCTACCACTCGCTGGCGGTCGACCGCGCTGACCTCCCCGATTCGCTGCTCGAGACGGCGCAGACGATCGACGAGCGCGGCGTCCTGATGGGGGTCCGCCACCGCGAGCGGCCCCACGTCGGCGTCCAGTTCCACCCCGAGAGCATCCTGACGCGGGGTCACGACGACGCGGCCGGCGGCGACGGCATCTCGTTGCGAGTCGGGAAGCGCATGATCGCCAACTTCTGTCGGTTCGCCGCGGAGGCGACGGCGGCGGAGGAGACACGAGATGACTGA
- a CDS encoding anthranilate synthase component I family protein: MSDPRVVTTLDSFRAAARDRERGGSETDRAASPPTAGRRVPVEARVSVADPFLAYRRARDGDGSAFLETTGGQPGWGYFGVDPVDRLTVGPDAVTRTRNSEQSPTLAALEGLLASDRLARGDCDVPFPCGAVGWLSYDAARELESLPDAAVDDRGLPRLEVAVYDRFAAWEVPANGDVTLRITACPRIGDPDSDSPSDSDPESEAEPTDTALEAAYERGRDRALELAEAVRDGDPGIGEPPVSSPEATFESDCGREAFADRVRRVKEYVREGDTFQANVSQRLVAPAAVHPVAAYDALRRVNPAPYSCLLEFRAADLVSASPELLLEREGEFVRTEPIAGTRPRGETPEADAALEDDLLADEKERAEHAMLVDLERNDLGKVCAYGSVAVEEYRRIDRYAEVMHLVSNVTGRLRDDETLADAVGAVFPGGTITGAPKPRTMEIIDELEATRRGPYTGSVGIFGFDGRATLNIVIRTLVRHAEEYHLRVGAGIVHDSDPVREYDETLDKARALITAVDEALGERAELGLEGGGDSNE, encoded by the coding sequence ATGAGCGATCCGCGCGTCGTGACGACGCTCGATTCGTTTCGCGCCGCCGCTCGCGACCGCGAACGCGGTGGGTCGGAGACGGACCGCGCCGCGTCGCCGCCGACCGCCGGACGCCGCGTCCCCGTCGAGGCCCGCGTGTCCGTCGCCGATCCGTTTCTCGCCTACCGGCGAGCACGCGACGGTGACGGCTCCGCCTTCCTCGAGACGACCGGCGGCCAGCCCGGCTGGGGGTACTTCGGCGTCGATCCCGTCGACCGGCTGACCGTCGGTCCCGACGCCGTGACGCGAACCCGTAACTCGGAGCAGTCGCCGACGCTCGCCGCACTCGAGGGCCTGCTCGCGAGCGATCGGCTCGCCCGCGGAGACTGCGACGTGCCCTTTCCCTGCGGGGCCGTCGGCTGGCTCTCCTACGACGCGGCCCGCGAACTCGAGAGCCTGCCCGACGCCGCGGTCGACGACCGGGGGCTTCCCCGACTCGAGGTCGCGGTCTACGATCGGTTCGCGGCCTGGGAAGTGCCGGCAAACGGCGATGTGACGCTCCGAATCACGGCCTGTCCGCGGATCGGCGATCCCGACTCCGACTCTCCTTCCGACTCCGATCCCGAGAGCGAGGCGGAACCGACCGATACCGCCCTCGAGGCGGCCTACGAGCGCGGCCGCGACCGAGCGCTCGAGCTCGCCGAGGCCGTCCGCGACGGTGATCCCGGAATCGGGGAGCCACCCGTCTCGAGCCCGGAAGCGACGTTCGAGAGCGACTGCGGTCGGGAGGCATTCGCCGATCGCGTGCGGCGGGTCAAAGAGTACGTCCGCGAGGGCGACACCTTTCAGGCGAACGTCTCCCAGCGGCTGGTCGCGCCCGCCGCGGTCCACCCCGTCGCTGCCTACGACGCCCTGCGGCGTGTCAATCCGGCACCCTACTCCTGTCTGCTCGAGTTCCGGGCGGCCGACCTGGTGAGCGCGAGTCCCGAGTTGTTACTTGAGCGCGAAGGCGAGTTCGTCCGAACGGAGCCCATCGCCGGCACCCGCCCGCGCGGCGAGACGCCCGAGGCGGACGCCGCGCTCGAGGACGACCTGCTCGCCGACGAGAAGGAACGCGCCGAACACGCCATGCTGGTCGACCTCGAGCGCAACGACCTCGGGAAGGTCTGTGCGTACGGCTCCGTCGCGGTCGAGGAGTACCGTCGGATCGACCGCTACGCCGAGGTGATGCACCTCGTTTCGAACGTGACCGGCCGGTTGCGCGACGACGAAACGCTGGCCGACGCCGTCGGGGCGGTCTTCCCGGGCGGGACGATCACCGGCGCGCCCAAACCGCGGACGATGGAGATTATCGACGAACTCGAGGCGACCCGGCGCGGGCCCTACACGGGCAGCGTCGGCATCTTCGGCTTCGACGGGCGGGCCACGCTCAATATCGTCATCCGGACGCTGGTCCGCCACGCCGAGGAGTATCACCTGCGGGTCGGCGCGGGGATCGTCCACGACTCCGACCCGGTCCGGGAGTACGACGAGACCCTCGACAAGGCTCGCGCGCTCATCACCGCGGTCGACGAGGCGTTAGGCGAGCGGGCCGAACTGGGACTCGAGGGCGGCGGTGATTCGAATGAATGA
- a CDS encoding helix-hairpin-helix domain-containing protein translates to MAILQKLKSLLGLDESESERGGTREVGVTVEREGTADDGTAADADRDETVGDANVEPTQSAATGLQRDDSTESSESTDSTESSESTDSTESSESTDSTESSESTAAESADTSDESPVEEAEPDVATEPEPDAETADSELTPESTAAAEAEADTGDAESETVDDIESEPESVGESESEAESESEPEPESESEPEPEPETDAELEETNPEPVVEIKGIGPAYADRLAGAGVDTIGELAVADAAELAEQTDISETRIQGWIDRAEVR, encoded by the coding sequence ATGGCAATCCTCCAGAAACTGAAGTCCCTGTTGGGGTTAGACGAGTCGGAGTCGGAGCGCGGGGGCACTCGAGAGGTCGGAGTAACAGTCGAACGGGAAGGGACGGCGGACGACGGGACTGCCGCCGACGCAGATCGAGACGAAACGGTCGGCGACGCGAATGTCGAGCCGACGCAGTCGGCTGCGACCGGCTTGCAGAGGGACGACTCGACGGAATCGTCAGAATCGACGGACTCGACGGAATCGTCAGAATCGACGGACTCGACGGAATCGTCAGAATCGACGGACTCGACGGAATCGTCAGAATCGACGGCGGCGGAGTCGGCCGACACGAGTGACGAATCGCCCGTCGAAGAAGCCGAACCCGACGTAGCGACGGAACCCGAGCCTGACGCGGAGACCGCCGACAGCGAGCTGACACCCGAATCGACCGCGGCAGCCGAGGCCGAGGCTGACACGGGGGACGCCGAATCCGAGACGGTCGACGACATCGAATCCGAACCGGAATCAGTGGGCGAGTCGGAATCAGAGGCTGAATCCGAATCCGAACCCGAACCCGAATCCGAATCCGAACCCGAACCCGAACCGGAGACGGACGCCGAACTCGAAGAGACCAACCCGGAACCCGTCGTCGAGATCAAGGGAATCGGTCCGGCCTATGCCGACCGCCTCGCCGGCGCGGGCGTCGATACCATCGGCGAACTCGCCGTCGCCGACGCCGCTGAACTGGCCGAACAGACCGACATCTCCGAGACGCGAATCCAGGGCTGGATCGATCGTGCCGAAGTCAGATAA
- a CDS encoding shikimate dehydrogenase, translating to MDVYGLLGNPVGHSLSPPMHEAAYDELGLEARYVTFEPDEDEIDDAIRGADALGIAGLNVTIPFKQDALEIVAPEDLATRIGAVNTIDFSGSGPPTGYNTDAVGTLRALRAHDAQIEGARAVVVGAGGAGRAASFGLADAGATVAIANRTESTARDLAAEVPRATDHGLGELDKLVADADVLVNATSVGMESAETPVPADALHDELTVLDAVYTPIETRLLRDAAAAGATTIDGAWMLLYQGVEAFEIWTGRDGPVDVMNSALRSRL from the coding sequence ATGGACGTTTACGGTTTACTCGGCAATCCGGTCGGTCACTCGCTGTCGCCGCCGATGCACGAGGCCGCGTACGACGAACTCGGGCTCGAGGCGCGCTACGTGACCTTCGAGCCCGACGAAGACGAGATCGACGACGCGATCCGGGGGGCCGACGCGCTCGGGATCGCTGGGCTGAACGTGACGATCCCGTTCAAACAGGACGCCCTCGAGATCGTCGCCCCCGAGGATCTGGCGACCCGGATCGGCGCGGTCAACACGATCGACTTCTCGGGGTCGGGTCCGCCGACGGGGTACAACACCGATGCCGTCGGCACGTTGCGCGCGTTGCGCGCTCACGACGCTCAGATTGAGGGTGCGCGAGCGGTCGTCGTCGGCGCCGGCGGTGCCGGCCGAGCGGCCTCCTTCGGTCTCGCCGACGCCGGCGCGACGGTCGCGATCGCCAACCGAACCGAGTCGACGGCCCGCGACCTCGCGGCCGAGGTGCCCCGCGCGACCGACCACGGGCTCGGCGAACTCGACAAACTCGTGGCCGACGCCGACGTGCTGGTCAACGCCACGAGCGTCGGAATGGAATCGGCCGAGACGCCGGTCCCCGCGGACGCGCTCCACGACGAGTTAACCGTCCTCGATGCGGTCTACACCCCGATCGAAACGCGGCTCCTGCGCGATGCGGCCGCCGCCGGGGCGACGACCATCGACGGCGCGTGGATGTTGCTCTATCAGGGCGTCGAGGCGTTCGAGATCTGGACGGGCCGGGACGGACCTGTCGATGTGATGAACAGCGCGCTTCGATCGCGACTGTGA
- a CDS encoding calcium/sodium antiporter, which yields MLSGTPLDLLLVAGGIVALYGGAELLVAGAGRLALGIGLRAATVGVTVIAFATTAPELFVSTIGALNVSSDVGLGTVVGSNIANIGLVLGISALIKPLQISDRVLRRHVPVMVLAAILLVALGANGRIGRLEGMVFLLVLAGFTAGILYSVSGESPPMVDEPDAASGASVRDIALVVGGLVALVVGSRWLVAGGTSLLSALGVSDLVIGLTVLALGTSLPELAASVVGAVRGKTAFAVGNVVGSNIYNVLAVLGVVALITPIEVRPSTLRFELPIMVAFTVALVGMMWYGRRLTRVDGAILVVGYVGFIFLLVP from the coding sequence ATGCTCTCCGGAACCCCGCTCGATCTCCTCTTGGTGGCGGGCGGGATCGTCGCCCTCTATGGTGGTGCCGAGTTGCTGGTCGCGGGCGCGGGGCGGCTGGCGCTGGGGATCGGGCTCCGGGCCGCGACCGTCGGCGTGACGGTCATCGCGTTCGCGACGACCGCGCCGGAACTGTTCGTCTCGACGATCGGCGCGCTGAACGTTTCGAGCGACGTCGGACTCGGCACGGTCGTCGGCTCGAACATCGCGAACATCGGACTGGTGCTCGGGATCTCCGCGCTGATCAAACCGCTGCAGATCAGTGACCGGGTGCTCCGGCGGCACGTTCCCGTGATGGTGCTCGCGGCGATCCTGTTGGTCGCCCTCGGCGCGAACGGACGGATCGGTCGCCTCGAAGGGATGGTCTTCCTGCTGGTCCTCGCGGGGTTCACGGCGGGTATCCTGTACTCCGTCAGTGGGGAGTCCCCGCCGATGGTCGACGAACCCGACGCGGCGTCGGGGGCGTCCGTGCGAGACATCGCGCTCGTCGTCGGTGGGCTGGTCGCGCTCGTCGTCGGTTCGCGGTGGCTCGTCGCCGGCGGGACGAGCCTGCTGTCCGCGCTCGGCGTCTCGGATCTCGTCATCGGTCTGACGGTGCTCGCCCTCGGCACGTCGCTCCCGGAACTGGCGGCCTCGGTCGTGGGCGCGGTCCGTGGCAAAACGGCCTTCGCCGTGGGCAACGTCGTCGGCTCGAACATCTACAACGTCCTCGCGGTGCTGGGGGTCGTGGCGCTGATCACACCGATCGAGGTCCGACCGTCGACGCTCCGGTTCGAGCTCCCGATCATGGTCGCGTTCACCGTCGCGCTGGTCGGGATGATGTGGTACGGTCGGCGGCTGACGCGGGTCGATGGCGCGATCCTCGTCGTCGGCTACGTCGGATTTATCTTCCTTCTCGTTCCGTGA